A DNA window from Arachis duranensis cultivar V14167 chromosome 3, aradu.V14167.gnm2.J7QH, whole genome shotgun sequence contains the following coding sequences:
- the LOC107478377 gene encoding uncharacterized protein LOC107478377 (The sequence of the model RefSeq protein was modified relative to this genomic sequence to represent the inferred CDS: added 9 bases not found in genome assembly), whose amino-acid sequence MTKPIVDQEQEEEETHTLFYDSHDRLLSCSTSSSNSDDDTATSPQNDTNTAKNDSTNNSNSSSPTHALAMCRYDIWISEPSSVSERRSRLLRHFGLPARSVSSQHLHRAAADTTSAASAAAAILRSKSESAADRCDLQVPAQQPAIRSVCRSGDAGSVVNNGNCSANGNVSTVIDSRGKSDETRREIESVEEEACTIRDLDNGKEFVVKEVRKDGTWKKLREVGTGRHLTMEEFEMTVGHSPIVQELMRRQNVEDGNGDGDEDGDGDGDAVDLNSNDCSRSGGGGDSGGESKVKRRGSWFKSIKSVASSVAAAGHKERWSRSGDERDTSSEKGGRRSSSATDDSQDGSSFLCPERVRVRQYGKSCKELTGLYKSQEIQAHEGSIWSIRFSLDGRYLASAGEDCVIHVWQVVETERKGELLLMEKPEDANVNMLFVMNGSPERATLSPSKESSLEKRRRGRPSVSRKSLSLDQLVVPETVFALTEKPICSFEGHLDDVLDLSWSRSQHLLSSSMDKTVRLWQLSSKSCLKIFSHSDYVTCIQFNPVDDRYFISGSLDAKVRIWSIPDRQVVDWTDLHEMVTAASYTPDGQGALVGSIKGSCHLYNTSENKLQQKSQINLQNRRKRSRKITGFQFAPGSSSEVLITSSDSRIRVVDGVDLVHKFKGFRNSTSQISASLTANGKYIVAASEDSHIYIWRNEADCRPNRSKAVTVTSSYEHFHCKDVSVAIPWPGMDYAWEMHDTFSKEQPEFDDNVDEVSSANHPPTPVEEDIGTEGSQSASGCNNSPLHGTIAGATDSYFFDRISATWPDEKQLAATRNRSSQISVDLSSNAVSQNMSAWGMVIVTAGLRGEIRTFQNFGLPLGV is encoded by the exons ATGACCAAACCCATCGTTGaccaagaacaagaagaagaagaaacccaCACTTTGTTCTACGACTCCCACGACCGTTTACTATCGTGCTCTACCTCTTCATCTAACTCCGACGACGACACCGCAACTTCCCCTCAAAACGACACCAACACTGCCAAAAACGACAGCACTAACAATTCCAACTCTAGCTCCCCCACTCATGCCTTGGCCATGTGCAGGTACGATATATGGATCTCGGAACCCTCCTCCGTCTCCGAACGCCGTTCTCGCCTCCTCCGCCACTTCGGCCTCCCTGCTCGATCGGTCTCCTCGCAAC GCGCCGCCGCCGACACAACCTCCGCAGCCTCTGCTGCCGCCGCCATTCTCCGATCCAAATCCGAGAGCGCCGCGGATCGGTGTGATTTACAGGTGCCAGCTCAGCAGCCTGCAATTCGATCGGTTTGCCGCTCTGGCGACGCCGGTTCGGTTGTAAATAACGGTAATTGCAGCGCTAATGGCAATGTCTCAACGGTCATCGATTCTCGGGGCAAGAGCGATGAAACTCGGAGAGAGATTGAGAGTGtggaagaggaagcgtgcactATAAGGGATCTTGATAACGGGAAGGAGTTTGTGGTGAAGGAGGTGAGGAAAGATGGCACGTGGAAGAAGCTTAGGGAAGTTGGAACTGGAAGGCATTTGACTATGGAGGAATTTGAGATGACTGTTGGGCATTCCCCAATTGTTCAGGAACTAATGCGGCGGCAAAATGTCGAAGATGGTAATGGAGATGGAGATGAAGATGGAGATGGAGATGGAGATGCGGTTGATTTGAATTCAAATGATTGTAGCCgcagtggtggtggtggtgatagTGGTGGTGAGAGTAAGGTGAAGAGAAGGGGGAGTTGGTTTAAGAGTATAAAGAGTGTGGCGAGTTCGGTAGCTGCAGCGGGGCATAAGGAGAGGTGGAGCAGGAGTGGTGATGAGAGGGATACATCGTCCGAGAAAGGTGGCCGGAGGTCCAGCTCCGCGACAGATGATAGCCAGGATGGCAGTTCATTTCTTTGTCCtgagagagtgagagtgagGCAATATGGGAAATCATGTAAGGAGCTGACAGGGCTTTACAAGAGCCAGGAGATACAGGCTCATGAGGGATCAATTTGGAGCATAAGGTTTAGTTTGGATGGGAGGTATCTTGCAAGTGCGGGCGAGGAttgtgtgattcatgtttggcAGGTTGTAGAAACTGAGAGGAAAGGGGAGCTGCTGCTGATGGAGAAGCCTGAAGACGCCAATGTGAATATGTTGTTTGTCATGAATGGGTCGCCGGAGCGGGCTACGCTGTCCCCTAGCAAGGAGAGTAGCCTTGAGAAGAGGAGAAGGGGGAGGCCATCTGTTAGCAGGAAGTCATTAAGTTTGGACCAGTTAGTTGTGCCGGAAACTGTTTTTGCGCTCACGGAGAAACCCATTTGCTCTTTCGAAGGCCATCTCGACGATGTACTTGACCTCTCCTGGTCCAGGTCTCAG CACTTGCTCTCGTCTTCGATGGATAAAACAGTGCGGCTATGGCAGTTGTCTAGCAAGTCGTGTTTGAAGATTTTTTCACACAGTGACTATG TGACTTGCATCCAGTTCAATCCTGTTGATGATAGATACTTCATTAGCGGATCTTTGGATGCTAAGGTTCGCATATGGAGCATTCCTGATCGGCAAGTCGTGGATTGGACTGATCTGCATGAAATGGTCACTGCTGCATCTTATACACCTGATGGTCAG GGTGCACTTGTTGGTTCAATCAAGGGTAGCTGCCATTTATATAATACATCTG AAAATAAGCTGCAACAGAAAAGTCAGATCAATCTGCAGAACAGGAGAAAGAGATCGAGGAAAATTACTGGCTTCCAg TTTGCCCCAGGAAGTTCATCTGAAGTACTCATTACATCTTCAGATTCTCGAATTCGGGTTGTTGATGGCGTTGATCTGGTTCATAAGTTTAAAG GGTTTCGGAATTCGACTAGCCAAATTTCAGCCTCCCTCACAGCAAATGGTAAGTATATTGTCGCTGCAAGTGAGGATTCCCATATATACATATGGAGAAATGAAGCTGATTGCAGACCTAACAGAAGTAAAGCTGTCACCGTTACAAGCTCATATGAGCATTTTCACTGTAAAGATGTATCAGTGGCTATCCCGTGGCCTGGTATGGATTATGCATGGGAGATGCATGATACCTTTTCTAAGGAACAGCCTGAGTTCGATGATAATGTGGATGAGGTCTCATCGGCCAACCATCCCCCTACCCCTGTAGAGGAAGATATTGGTACTGAGGGCTCACAATCTGCGTCAGGTTGCAACAATAGTCCACTTCATGGAACTATTGCAGGTGCAACAGACAGTTATTTTTTCGACAGAATTTCAGCAACATGGCCAGATGAAAAACAACTTGCTGCAACGAGGAATCGAAGCTCCCAAATCAGTGTTGATTTATCTAGTAACGCAGTGAGTCAAAACATGTCAGCCTGGGGCATGGTCATCGTAACTGCCGGCCTTCGAGGGGAAATTCGAACTTTCCAAAACTTTGGATTGCCACTGGGCGTATAA